The following proteins are co-located in the Noviherbaspirillum sp. UKPF54 genome:
- a CDS encoding PLP-dependent aminotransferase family protein — protein sequence MDSQPLYRKLADHYLGAIKAGSLAQGERMPSVRSMMRLHGVSLSTALQTCRQLESAGWIEARPRSGYFVRGPERVALPPPDEPDLLQPPDPAQYVGVHARVSEFIAQGRRHPVRVNLSGARAAPELYPAEPLRAASVRALRRHPEMLVRATPAGGNALFRSVLAKRAIAAGMVLSPDEVTVTHGCIEALNLALRAVSQPGDTIAVESPTFYGLLQILESLGLRALEIPTSASTGISLEALELAIQTYGNIKAAVVVPHFQNPLACLMPDAHKQRLVQLCARHAIALIEDDTYSELAEGDVPLTALKAWDHGGNVIHCASLHKTLAPGMRLGWMTAGRWQAKVAMLKYAQTRDNEEWSQIAAAEFMASSAYDRHLRRLRTALRRQRARMAQAIAAYFPLGTRLTMPDGGMTLWLELPHKLPAAQVFDAALAQGILVAPGLMFSNSNRFDHFLRINCGLPYSDDVDRAIRYLGRVVADLSIRAAKAA from the coding sequence ATGGACTCGCAACCTCTTTATAGAAAACTGGCAGACCACTATCTCGGCGCGATCAAGGCGGGATCGCTGGCCCAGGGCGAGCGCATGCCCTCGGTGCGTTCGATGATGCGGCTGCACGGCGTAAGCCTGTCGACGGCGCTGCAGACCTGCAGGCAGCTCGAGAGCGCAGGCTGGATCGAGGCGCGCCCGCGCTCCGGCTATTTCGTGCGCGGGCCGGAGCGTGTCGCGCTGCCGCCGCCGGATGAACCGGACCTGCTGCAGCCGCCCGACCCCGCGCAATATGTCGGCGTGCATGCGCGCGTTTCCGAGTTCATCGCGCAAGGGCGGCGCCATCCGGTCAGAGTCAATCTGTCGGGCGCGCGCGCCGCACCGGAACTGTATCCGGCCGAGCCGCTCCGGGCTGCCTCCGTGCGCGCGCTGCGCCGTCATCCCGAGATGCTGGTGCGCGCCACGCCGGCCGGCGGCAATGCCCTTTTCCGCAGCGTCCTTGCCAAGCGTGCCATCGCCGCCGGCATGGTGCTGTCGCCGGACGAGGTGACCGTCACCCACGGCTGCATCGAGGCGCTCAACCTCGCGCTGCGCGCGGTCTCCCAGCCCGGCGATACCATCGCGGTCGAATCGCCGACCTTCTACGGGCTGTTGCAGATCCTGGAAAGCCTGGGGTTGCGCGCGCTGGAAATCCCGACCAGCGCCAGCACCGGCATCTCGCTCGAGGCGCTGGAACTGGCGATCCAGACTTACGGCAATATCAAGGCGGCGGTCGTCGTGCCGCATTTCCAGAATCCGCTGGCCTGCCTCATGCCGGACGCGCACAAGCAGCGGCTGGTGCAGCTATGCGCGCGCCATGCCATCGCGCTCATCGAGGACGACACCTACAGCGAGCTGGCCGAAGGCGACGTGCCGCTCACGGCCTTGAAGGCATGGGATCACGGCGGCAACGTGATTCATTGCGCATCGCTGCACAAGACGCTGGCGCCCGGCATGCGGCTGGGCTGGATGACGGCGGGGCGCTGGCAGGCCAAGGTGGCGATGCTCAAGTATGCGCAGACGCGCGACAATGAAGAGTGGTCGCAGATCGCGGCTGCCGAATTCATGGCGTCGAGCGCCTACGACCGGCACTTGCGGCGCCTGCGCACGGCGCTGCGGCGGCAGCGCGCGCGCATGGCGCAGGCCATCGCAGCCTATTTCCCGCTCGGTACGCGGTTGACCATGCCCGACGGCGGCATGACGCTATGGCTGGAGTTGCCGCACAAGCTGCCGGCGGCGCAGGTATTTGATGCGGCGCTCGCGCAAGGTATCCTGGTGGCGCCCGGTTTGATGTTTTCGAACTCGAATCGCTTCGACCATTTCCTGCGGATCAATTGCGGCTTGCCGTATTCCGACGACGTCGACCGTGCGATACGCTACCTGGGGCGCGTCGTGGCCGATCTGTCGATACGGGCCGCAAAGGCGGCATAA
- a CDS encoding AraC family transcriptional regulator — protein sequence MFQHPSEFVTFKASPHLPGVELYSARLVEHAFAPHVHDGYSIGAIEAGVERFRYQGEEHVAPAGTLVLLNPDELHTGEAEVEAGWTYQMLYIEPRTLRELTGSEAFFPQALAHDRALAAAYRRMFRRMWDAPSNIAFLSDFTRLVDAIVARYGKNAKAPVSPRHLRHMASMRRVLDCIEAHLDEPLGIDTLASEAGLSVFHFVRTFSAMFHATPHQYLQARRAARAKSLLAQRATPAHAAAAAGLTDQSHLNRWFKRAYGVTPAQYQQQIGTRPQPATRA from the coding sequence ATGTTCCAGCATCCATCCGAATTCGTCACGTTCAAGGCCAGCCCGCACTTGCCCGGCGTGGAACTGTACTCGGCGCGGTTGGTGGAGCATGCCTTCGCACCGCATGTGCACGACGGCTATTCGATCGGAGCGATCGAAGCGGGCGTGGAGCGCTTCCGCTACCAGGGCGAAGAGCACGTGGCGCCGGCCGGCACGCTGGTCCTGCTCAATCCGGATGAACTGCATACCGGCGAGGCCGAGGTGGAGGCGGGCTGGACTTACCAGATGCTGTATATCGAGCCCCGCACCTTGCGCGAGCTGACCGGCAGCGAGGCGTTCTTTCCGCAAGCGCTGGCCCATGACCGCGCGCTTGCCGCGGCATACCGGCGCATGTTTCGCCGCATGTGGGACGCGCCCAGTAACATCGCCTTCCTGTCCGACTTCACGCGGCTGGTCGACGCGATCGTGGCGCGCTACGGCAAAAACGCGAAGGCGCCGGTGTCGCCGCGCCATCTGCGCCACATGGCGTCGATGCGGCGCGTGCTCGACTGCATCGAGGCGCACCTCGACGAACCATTGGGCATCGACACACTCGCATCGGAAGCGGGCCTGTCGGTATTTCACTTCGTGCGTACCTTTTCCGCGATGTTCCATGCGACGCCGCACCAGTACCTGCAGGCGCGCCGCGCCGCACGCGCCAAGTCGCTGCTGGCGCAGCGCGCTACACCGGCGCATGCGGCCGCCGCGGCGGGCCTGACCGATCAAAGCCACCTGAACCGCTGGTTCAAGCGCGCCTACGGCGTCACGCCCGCGCAATACCAACAGCAAATCGGTACAAGACCGCAGCCGGCAACGCGCGCATAA
- a CDS encoding DMT family transporter, with the protein MLIGFLCALGAGLFWGIVFVTPLVLGDYPGMVLSFGRYVGFGLIALVPAWFDRRQIAALSKADWRAAVKLSLVGNVLYYAALASAIQLADAPLPAMLIGTLPVVISICSNWSPGHPSESIAWRRLAPSLVIIFAGLMLVNASELSQLDGRRSLADYALGCLIALGALAAWTWYPIMNARHMKRHPHIRSSTWATVQGLATFPLALLGFAGFGLYTATGHGTYAFPLGPRPSLFIGMMLMLGLCASWLGTMLWNKASQRLPTSLAGQLIVFETLSALLYAFIWRGTVPPVPVLAGVVLLCAGVAMGVGAFHRAQRKEALAGST; encoded by the coding sequence ATGCTGATCGGATTTCTCTGCGCCCTGGGCGCCGGCCTCTTCTGGGGCATCGTCTTCGTCACGCCGCTCGTCCTCGGCGACTATCCCGGCATGGTGCTGTCGTTCGGCCGCTATGTCGGATTCGGCCTGATCGCGCTGGTGCCGGCCTGGTTCGACCGGCGGCAGATCGCCGCCTTGTCGAAGGCGGACTGGCGCGCCGCCGTCAAGCTTTCGCTGGTCGGCAATGTCCTGTACTACGCGGCGCTGGCCAGCGCGATCCAGCTGGCCGACGCACCGCTGCCGGCCATGCTGATCGGCACGCTCCCGGTCGTCATCTCCATCTGCTCCAACTGGTCGCCCGGCCATCCCTCGGAATCGATAGCCTGGCGCAGGCTGGCGCCTTCCCTGGTCATCATCTTCGCCGGCCTGATGCTGGTGAACGCGAGCGAACTGAGCCAGCTCGACGGCCGGCGCTCCCTGGCCGACTATGCGCTCGGCTGCCTGATCGCGCTCGGCGCGCTGGCGGCATGGACCTGGTACCCGATCATGAATGCGCGCCACATGAAACGGCATCCGCATATCCGCTCCTCGACCTGGGCCACCGTGCAGGGGCTGGCAACCTTCCCGCTGGCGCTGCTCGGCTTCGCCGGATTCGGCCTGTATACGGCCACCGGCCACGGCACCTATGCGTTTCCGCTCGGCCCGCGCCCGTCGCTGTTCATCGGCATGATGCTGATGCTTGGACTTTGCGCCTCGTGGCTGGGCACGATGTTGTGGAACAAGGCGAGCCAGCGGCTGCCGACCTCTCTCGCCGGGCAGCTGATCGTGTTCGAAACCCTGTCGGCGCTGCTGTATGCCTTCATCTGGCGCGGCACCGTGCCGCCCGTGCCGGTCCTGGCGGGCGTCGTTTTGCTGTGCGCCGGCGTGGCCATGGGCGTGGGCGCATTCCACCGCGCGCAACGCAAGGAAGCGCTCGCCGGCAGCACGTGA
- a CDS encoding DUF1840 domain-containing protein, translating to MLVTFKSKAAAEVLMYEDHAKRILDLLHKDVKQGIITAGEMPRAVTTLEEEIAESRRHPASEEVERDVLAHHGEDVEDNEHEPVEFVSFATRAYPLLEMLRAARRENNDVMWGV from the coding sequence ATGTTGGTCACATTCAAATCAAAAGCCGCCGCCGAAGTACTGATGTACGAAGATCACGCCAAGCGCATCCTTGATTTGCTGCACAAGGATGTCAAGCAGGGCATCATCACTGCCGGCGAGATGCCGCGCGCCGTCACCACGCTGGAAGAAGAAATCGCCGAAAGCAGGCGGCACCCGGCTTCCGAGGAAGTGGAGCGCGACGTGCTGGCGCATCATGGCGAGGACGTGGAAGACAACGAGCACGAGCCGGTTGAATTTGTCAGCTTTGCAACGCGCGCCTATCCTTTGCTGGAGATGCTGCGCGCGGCGCGGCGCGAAAACAACGACGTCATGTGGGGCGTCTGA
- the rsmB gene encoding 16S rRNA (cytosine(967)-C(5))-methyltransferase RsmB translates to MHIDVSKPHLKSDSLAFSLLAAARAVAQVKSGTALPQALGAVLAPLNASAQARGATQDIAYRTMRRLASVEALIRRLTNKPPAPAELHGLLCCALALICAGIDAPGDAPYESFTIVDQAVTAASATPALAPAKGMVNAVLRRFLREHEALLSEIRRNESARWNYPAWWIDTLKSAYPSQWQTILEAGNGTPPLTLRVNRRRTDVDAYLRVLSDNNIAASRIGPDAVRLARAVPVAQIPGFSSGLVSVQDAAAQLAAPLLDLQPGMRVLDACAAPGGKTGHILECADVEVLALDCDAQRLARIDENLQRLQLHAALNEGDASGSDWWDGRQFDRILADVPCTASGIVRRHPDIRWLRRKEDAVRLATHSAQILDNLWRMLRPDGKLLFVTCSIWPQESEMQAASFAARNNAIRLAAPGQLLPVANVEQDYDGLFYALFQKTAV, encoded by the coding sequence ATGCATATTGACGTGTCTAAACCTCATTTAAAATCCGATTCCCTCGCTTTCAGCCTGCTGGCTGCCGCGCGCGCCGTTGCCCAAGTCAAGTCCGGGACGGCGTTGCCGCAGGCGCTGGGCGCCGTGCTTGCGCCGCTGAATGCCTCCGCCCAGGCGCGCGGCGCAACCCAGGACATCGCTTATCGCACCATGCGGCGGCTTGCCAGCGTCGAGGCGCTGATCCGGCGGCTGACGAACAAGCCGCCCGCGCCAGCCGAACTGCACGGGCTGTTGTGCTGCGCGCTGGCCCTGATCTGCGCCGGCATCGATGCGCCCGGCGACGCGCCATACGAATCCTTTACCATTGTCGACCAAGCCGTCACCGCGGCCTCCGCCACGCCCGCCCTCGCCCCGGCCAAAGGCATGGTCAATGCGGTACTGCGGCGATTTTTGCGCGAACACGAGGCTCTGCTGAGCGAAATACGCCGCAACGAATCCGCACGCTGGAACTACCCCGCATGGTGGATCGACACGCTCAAGTCGGCTTACCCGAGCCAGTGGCAGACCATTCTTGAAGCCGGCAACGGAACGCCGCCGCTGACCCTGCGTGTGAACCGGCGCCGCACCGATGTCGACGCATATCTGCGCGTCCTGAGCGACAACAACATTGCCGCCTCACGCATCGGCCCCGATGCGGTGCGCCTGGCGCGCGCGGTCCCGGTGGCGCAGATCCCGGGCTTTAGCTCAGGCCTGGTATCGGTGCAGGATGCCGCCGCCCAGCTGGCCGCGCCCCTGCTCGATCTGCAGCCCGGGATGCGCGTGCTCGACGCATGCGCCGCGCCGGGCGGGAAAACCGGCCACATCCTGGAATGCGCCGATGTCGAAGTGCTCGCCCTCGACTGCGACGCCCAGCGACTCGCACGCATCGACGAGAACCTGCAGCGCCTGCAGCTGCACGCGGCGCTGAACGAAGGCGACGCCAGCGGTAGCGACTGGTGGGACGGAAGGCAATTCGACCGCATTCTGGCCGACGTGCCGTGCACGGCATCGGGCATCGTCCGGCGCCATCCCGACATCCGCTGGCTGCGCCGCAAGGAAGATGCAGTACGGCTTGCAACACATTCGGCGCAAATTCTCGACAATCTGTGGCGCATGCTGCGGCCCGATGGTAAATTGCTATTCGTTACATGTTCCATCTGGCCGCAAGAGTCGGAAATGCAAGCCGCCTCTTTTGCAGCGCGAAACAATGCTATCCGATTAGCCGCGCCGGGCCAGTTGTTGCCCGTCGCAAATGTAGAACAGGATTACGATGGCTTGTTTTACGCGCTATTCCAAAAGACAGCGGTCTGA
- a CDS encoding DUF4390 domain-containing protein, whose protein sequence is MLLALAFGAPPAKAEGVDITRANLEAADEGYRLSIAFSFDLNRSLEDAIQRGIPLYFTTEIELSRPRWYWFNEKTLSASQTVRIAYNALTRQYQAAIGGQLQASFSTLDEALSLVRRPGRWLVAEKGALKPGEVYNVEVRMYLDVARLPKPFQVNALNNSDWRFSSDWKQFTYRAE, encoded by the coding sequence ATGTTGCTGGCACTGGCATTCGGCGCTCCGCCAGCCAAAGCGGAAGGCGTGGATATCACGCGCGCCAACCTGGAAGCGGCGGACGAGGGCTATCGGCTGTCGATTGCCTTTTCCTTTGACCTCAACCGCAGCCTGGAAGACGCGATCCAGCGCGGCATTCCGTTGTACTTCACCACCGAGATCGAACTGTCGCGCCCGCGCTGGTACTGGTTCAATGAAAAAACCCTGTCGGCTTCGCAAACTGTCCGAATTGCCTACAATGCCCTGACGCGCCAATACCAGGCGGCCATCGGCGGCCAGCTGCAAGCCAGTTTCAGCACGCTGGACGAGGCCCTGTCGCTGGTACGCCGCCCGGGGCGCTGGCTGGTAGCCGAAAAAGGCGCGCTCAAGCCGGGCGAAGTCTATAACGTCGAAGTCCGCATGTACCTCGATGTGGCACGCCTGCCCAAACCCTTCCAGGTCAACGCGCTCAACAACAGCGACTGGCGCTTCTCGTCTGACTGGAAACAGTTCACCTACCGGGCGGAATAG
- a CDS encoding ATP-binding protein — translation MPRLLRYLLVIGGGVVSILLFLLASASENSVFFDQHYSWLLGLNALMTVALLGLVSLLLRRLYKRYKRREFGSKLMARLVLLFALIGILPGTVIYIVSVQFVSRSIESWFDVRVESALESGLTLGRTALDASLADLAAKARNVALELSELSESAQVTQLSRLRDQEQMQEATIVTANGQIIATVGGRLGALVPELPTAAMLRQARMTRGFSAIEGGVEPHEDLNGAAVPSASASNLLESPGGLRLRVVVAIPAASNALSLQSESRFLQLLQPVPQHLAADAEALRAAYSEYQERSLARSGLRKIYIVTLTLTLLLAIFGAIAAAFLIAGDLAKPLLVLAEGTKAVAEGNLSPRPIVPTKDELGTLTQSFNTMTRQLSEARAAAERNRFELENAKAYLESVLANMSAGVMVLDSHFRLVTCNESVERILQHDFDRHIGKALAAIDGLQPLADAVTKAFSEQSAQSAVDDGGVGGAGDLHWQKQIEIPRLPSEADGEQNITLLARGSHLPVAGGTGYVVVFDDISDVISAQRSIAWGEVARRLAHEIKNPLTPIQLSAERLQMKLEDKLAPQDATMLTKSTSTIVNQVAAMKRMVDDFRDYAKTPPAMLTPLDLNALVEEILHLYIGGDELHIIHPILAPHLPQVMGDATQLRQVIHNLLQNAQDAVEERPDTTQPPRIDVVTEAIHYHDSDGGKRTAVRLTITDNGPGFSSKILSRAFEPYVTSKQRGTGLGLAMVKKIVDEHGGRIDLKNRSSASGAKVAILLLKLAP, via the coding sequence GTGCCAAGGCTGCTGCGTTACTTGCTGGTGATCGGCGGCGGAGTGGTCAGCATCCTGCTGTTTCTGCTCGCCTCCGCTTCGGAGAATTCCGTCTTTTTCGACCAGCACTATTCCTGGCTGCTGGGCCTGAACGCGCTGATGACGGTTGCGCTGCTGGGGCTGGTGTCCCTGCTGCTGCGGCGCCTCTATAAGCGCTACAAGCGGCGCGAATTCGGCTCCAAGCTGATGGCGCGCCTGGTTCTGCTGTTCGCGCTGATCGGCATCCTGCCCGGCACCGTGATCTACATCGTGTCGGTGCAGTTCGTGTCGCGCTCGATCGAATCCTGGTTCGACGTGCGCGTCGAATCGGCGCTCGAATCCGGTCTCACGCTCGGCCGCACCGCGCTCGACGCGTCGCTGGCTGACCTCGCCGCCAAGGCGCGCAACGTCGCGCTGGAGCTCTCCGAGTTATCGGAATCGGCGCAAGTCACGCAACTGTCGCGCCTGCGCGACCAGGAGCAGATGCAGGAAGCAACCATCGTCACCGCCAACGGTCAAATCATCGCCACCGTCGGCGGGCGCCTCGGCGCCTTGGTGCCGGAACTGCCGACCGCCGCGATGCTGCGCCAGGCCCGCATGACGCGCGGCTTCTCGGCCATCGAGGGCGGCGTCGAGCCGCACGAGGATCTGAACGGCGCCGCCGTTCCCTCCGCGTCGGCGTCGAATCTACTGGAGTCGCCCGGCGGGCTGCGCCTGCGCGTAGTGGTGGCGATCCCGGCAGCGAGCAATGCGCTGTCGCTGCAAAGCGAGTCGCGCTTCCTGCAATTGCTTCAGCCGGTGCCGCAGCATCTGGCCGCCGATGCGGAAGCATTGCGCGCGGCATACAGTGAATACCAGGAGCGCTCGCTGGCCCGCTCCGGCCTGCGCAAGATTTATATCGTGACCCTGACCCTGACCCTGCTGCTGGCAATATTCGGCGCGATCGCGGCGGCCTTCCTGATCGCCGGCGACCTGGCCAAGCCCTTGTTGGTGCTGGCCGAGGGCACCAAGGCGGTAGCCGAGGGCAACCTGTCGCCGCGCCCGATCGTGCCGACCAAGGACGAACTGGGCACGCTCACGCAATCGTTCAACACCATGACGCGCCAGCTGTCGGAAGCGCGCGCCGCGGCCGAACGCAACCGCTTCGAGCTGGAGAATGCAAAAGCCTACCTGGAATCGGTGCTGGCTAACATGTCCGCAGGCGTGATGGTCCTCGATAGCCACTTCCGCCTGGTGACCTGCAACGAATCGGTCGAGCGCATCCTGCAGCACGATTTCGACCGCCACATCGGCAAAGCGCTGGCGGCCATCGACGGTCTGCAGCCGCTGGCCGACGCCGTGACCAAGGCTTTCTCCGAACAGAGCGCCCAGTCGGCGGTGGACGACGGCGGCGTGGGCGGTGCCGGCGACCTGCACTGGCAAAAGCAGATCGAGATTCCGCGCCTGCCGTCCGAGGCCGACGGCGAGCAGAACATCACGCTGCTGGCGCGCGGCTCGCACTTGCCGGTAGCCGGCGGCACCGGTTATGTAGTGGTGTTCGACGATATCTCCGACGTGATCTCGGCGCAGCGTTCGATTGCGTGGGGCGAAGTGGCTCGCCGCCTGGCGCACGAGATCAAGAATCCGCTCACGCCGATCCAGCTGTCGGCCGAACGCCTGCAGATGAAGCTGGAAGACAAGCTCGCTCCGCAGGACGCGACGATGCTCACCAAGAGCACCAGCACCATCGTCAACCAGGTCGCGGCCATGAAGCGCATGGTCGACGATTTCCGCGACTACGCGAAAACGCCGCCTGCCATGCTCACCCCGCTCGACCTGAATGCGCTAGTCGAAGAAATCCTGCACCTGTACATCGGCGGCGACGAGCTCCATATCATTCATCCGATACTGGCACCGCACCTGCCGCAGGTGATGGGCGATGCAACGCAGTTGCGCCAAGTCATCCACAACCTGCTGCAGAACGCGCAAGATGCGGTAGAGGAGCGGCCCGACACCACGCAGCCGCCACGCATCGACGTGGTCACGGAAGCCATCCACTATCACGATTCGGATGGCGGCAAGCGTACCGCGGTGCGGCTGACCATCACCGATAACGGGCCAGGATTTTCCTCAAAGATACTTTCGCGCGCTTTCGAACCGTATGTCACATCCAAGCAGCGTGGCACGGGCCTGGGATTAGCGATGGTTAAAAAAATCGTCGATGAGCATGGCGGTCGAATCGACCTCAAGAACCGCTCCAGCGCCAGCGGTGCAAAAGTCGCGATTTTGCTGTTAAAGTTAGCGCCGTAA
- a CDS encoding response regulator, which produces MANILVVDDEMGIRELLSEILGDEGHVVTTAENAQQAREFRAQGTPDLVLLDIWMPDTDGVTLLKEWQRDGLLNMPVIMMSGHATIDTAVEATRIGALNFLEKPIALQKLLKAVQQGLSRTQEPPRPAAPLYHARPVAAPNASDQAASAATAAYAPGLQTGIAPAAPITPALASSDSQLFGLSFDLPLREARDAFERAYFEHHLVREGGSMTRVAEKTGLERTHLYRKLKQLGVEPSKLSKKG; this is translated from the coding sequence ATGGCAAATATCCTCGTAGTCGATGATGAAATGGGCATCCGGGAATTGCTCTCGGAGATTCTGGGCGATGAAGGTCACGTCGTGACCACCGCCGAGAATGCGCAGCAGGCACGCGAATTCCGGGCGCAGGGCACTCCCGACCTGGTCCTGCTCGATATCTGGATGCCGGATACCGACGGCGTCACGTTACTCAAGGAATGGCAACGCGATGGCTTGCTGAACATGCCCGTGATTATGATGTCCGGTCATGCCACCATCGACACCGCGGTCGAAGCGACCCGGATCGGCGCTCTCAATTTCCTTGAAAAACCGATCGCCTTGCAAAAACTGCTGAAAGCGGTACAACAGGGCTTGTCGCGGACGCAAGAACCGCCCCGCCCCGCTGCCCCTCTTTACCATGCACGCCCGGTGGCCGCGCCGAATGCCAGCGATCAGGCGGCAAGTGCCGCCACCGCCGCCTATGCGCCCGGCTTGCAAACCGGAATCGCGCCGGCGGCCCCGATCACACCGGCGCTTGCATCATCCGACTCGCAACTGTTCGGCCTGTCATTCGACCTGCCGCTGCGCGAGGCGCGCGATGCATTCGAACGCGCTTATTTCGAGCATCATCTGGTGCGAGAAGGCGGCAGCATGACGCGTGTTGCCGAAAAGACTGGCCTCGAACGCACTCACCTTTATCGCAAGCTCAAGCAGCTGGGCGTGGAACCCAGCAAGCTATCGAAAAAAGGGTGA
- a CDS encoding GTPase, whose amino-acid sequence MTLTTLVLGATALQREAAIAEALDPALTTALILEGIASGQSPLDGMNGPRISRIAPGCLCCTGNMAMRITLNRTLRRPPQRLYISLASSEHVESIRRFLADTPYDDLLQLTQDMQT is encoded by the coding sequence GTGACCCTCACCACACTAGTCCTTGGCGCTACCGCACTGCAGCGCGAAGCAGCCATCGCCGAGGCGCTTGATCCGGCGCTGACGACAGCACTTATTCTCGAAGGCATTGCCAGCGGACAGTCACCGCTCGATGGCATGAATGGGCCGAGAATTTCCCGCATTGCGCCTGGCTGCCTTTGTTGCACTGGCAACATGGCGATGCGCATAACGTTGAACCGCACCCTGCGTCGTCCGCCGCAGCGTCTTTATATCAGCCTGGCAAGTTCCGAACATGTGGAGAGCATTCGTCGCTTTCTTGCCGACACTCCTTATGATGACCTGCTACAACTGACTCAAGATATGCAAACGTAA
- a CDS encoding DUF3567 domain-containing protein codes for MNLIYNSDQYSVVEFGADNGREALRFGGYEIMDKSGKREIFIGGTLAKSFREEVENLIATEPSIEEIDDFLGKYDALMRQPVTLH; via the coding sequence ATGAACTTAATCTACAACAGCGATCAGTACAGCGTCGTGGAATTTGGGGCAGACAACGGCCGCGAGGCCTTGCGCTTTGGCGGATACGAGATCATGGACAAGTCCGGCAAGCGCGAAATCTTCATCGGCGGCACCTTAGCCAAATCCTTCCGCGAAGAAGTTGAGAACTTGATCGCCACCGAACCAAGCATCGAGGAAATCGATGATTTCCTCGGCAAATACGACGCTCTGATGCGTCAACCGGTCACGCTGCACTAA
- a CDS encoding tRNA (guanosine(46)-N(7))-methyltransferase TrmB encodes MHANSRFVSSAQTGIHEQLTALVAKHAATEFKKPFMPYNHAAFDASIAAWQAQGAKPLILDAGCGVGLSTLNLAAQFPDHFVIGVDQSADRLARNIVWRDDMPANFIKVRADLVDYWRLMLKANVRPARHYVLYPNPWPKIGQLQRRWHGHPVFPAIVALGGELECRSNWRVYAEEFASAISQLNGTHVQCEAYAPDRALTPFEQKYQVSGHALWRCRATIQPAAWRG; translated from the coding sequence ATGCACGCGAACTCCCGCTTCGTCAGCAGCGCCCAGACCGGCATTCACGAACAGCTGACGGCGCTCGTCGCCAAACACGCGGCCACGGAATTCAAGAAGCCGTTCATGCCTTACAACCACGCAGCATTTGATGCGAGTATCGCCGCGTGGCAGGCGCAGGGCGCCAAACCACTGATCCTGGATGCAGGATGCGGCGTCGGACTGTCGACGCTCAATCTCGCCGCGCAATTCCCCGATCACTTCGTCATTGGCGTGGACCAGTCGGCCGATCGTCTGGCACGCAATATCGTATGGCGCGATGACATGCCGGCCAATTTCATTAAGGTGCGCGCCGATCTGGTCGATTACTGGCGCCTGATGTTGAAGGCGAACGTACGGCCGGCCCGGCATTATGTGCTGTATCCCAATCCTTGGCCGAAAATCGGGCAGCTTCAGCGGCGCTGGCACGGCCACCCCGTATTCCCGGCCATTGTCGCGCTGGGCGGCGAACTCGAGTGCCGCAGCAATTGGCGTGTGTATGCCGAGGAATTTGCCAGTGCGATCAGCCAGTTAAACGGCACGCACGTCCAATGCGAAGCCTACGCGCCGGACAGAGCCCTCACCCCGTTCGAGCAGAAATATCAAGTCTCCGGTCACGCGTTATGGCGCTGCCGGGCCACTATCCAGCCAGCCGCTTGGCGGGGTTAA